One Rossellomorea aquimaris DNA window includes the following coding sequences:
- a CDS encoding ABC transporter transmembrane domain-containing protein, which produces MKVFLDLKWFFLQEKKSYITGTILLLFVAFLQLIPPKIVGIIVDSIKENSLTREDMLKWILILTTTALSMYGLRFVWRIMIFGSATKLSRLLRNRLYHHFTKMSPSFYQKRRVGDLMAHATNDLQAIQQTAGVGVLTLVDSISTGGFVILAMAFTISWKLTLIALIPMPFMAMLTSYYGTLLHKRFHKAQESFSSLNDKTQESVMGIKVIKTFGQEKEDIESFRKQSDVVVQKNIAVAKVDSLFDPTISIIVGISFFLSIVFGSRFVVSGELTIGELISFTTYLGLLIWPMLAFGWLFNIVERGRASYDRVSQLLNERVDVEDREGALDRVPSGDIEYKVVSFSYPNEDVNALENIHFSLRKGQTLGIVGKTGAGKTTLLRLLLREFEGYKGEIAFGGQMIQDYKLFRLRESIGYVPQDHFLFSATILENIAFTHPLTPKEKVEEAASLAHIHEDIVHFGEGYGTVVGERGVSLSGGQKQRIAIARALLMNPEILILDDSLSAVDARTEESILKSLKKNREGKTTIISSHRLSAIQHADLIIVLEEGKVMERGTHRELMIKKGWYREMYLRQQLEELVEYGG; this is translated from the coding sequence ATGAAAGTCTTTTTAGATTTAAAGTGGTTTTTTCTGCAAGAGAAAAAGTCATATATCACAGGAACCATCCTGCTTTTATTTGTTGCATTTCTTCAATTGATTCCACCAAAGATTGTAGGGATTATTGTGGACAGTATTAAAGAGAACTCATTGACCCGTGAAGACATGTTGAAGTGGATTCTCATCCTCACCACCACGGCTTTATCTATGTACGGACTTCGGTTTGTATGGAGGATCATGATTTTTGGTTCGGCGACCAAACTTTCCCGCTTGCTTAGGAATCGGTTGTATCATCATTTTACCAAGATGTCGCCCTCCTTTTATCAAAAGAGAAGAGTCGGTGATTTGATGGCGCATGCCACAAATGATCTTCAAGCGATTCAACAAACGGCAGGAGTCGGAGTATTAACACTTGTAGATTCCATATCTACAGGAGGTTTCGTGATACTGGCCATGGCTTTTACAATCAGTTGGAAGCTTACCCTTATTGCTTTGATCCCAATGCCGTTCATGGCAATGCTGACGAGTTATTATGGTACTCTTCTCCATAAACGATTTCATAAAGCTCAGGAATCATTCTCATCCTTAAATGATAAAACGCAGGAAAGTGTAATGGGGATTAAGGTCATTAAGACGTTTGGACAAGAGAAAGAGGATATCGAATCATTTAGAAAGCAATCTGATGTTGTAGTGCAGAAGAATATAGCTGTTGCAAAAGTGGATTCCCTTTTCGATCCAACTATCTCCATCATAGTAGGGATTTCTTTCTTTTTATCGATTGTATTTGGGTCAAGATTTGTCGTGAGTGGAGAACTGACAATAGGAGAACTGATCTCATTCACTACCTACCTGGGACTTCTCATTTGGCCGATGCTCGCATTCGGATGGTTATTTAATATTGTGGAGAGAGGACGTGCGTCTTACGACCGTGTATCACAGCTGCTAAATGAAAGGGTAGACGTGGAAGATCGCGAAGGAGCGTTGGACCGAGTGCCTTCAGGAGATATAGAATATAAGGTGGTGTCCTTTTCTTATCCTAATGAAGATGTGAATGCTTTAGAGAATATTCACTTTTCCTTAAGGAAAGGTCAAACGTTAGGAATCGTAGGGAAAACGGGAGCAGGTAAAACAACCCTATTAAGATTATTACTGAGGGAATTTGAAGGGTATAAGGGCGAGATAGCGTTCGGCGGACAGATGATCCAGGATTATAAATTATTCCGTTTACGTGAAAGTATTGGTTATGTGCCTCAAGATCACTTTCTATTTTCAGCCACGATTCTAGAGAATATAGCTTTCACTCATCCACTTACCCCGAAAGAGAAAGTGGAAGAGGCTGCATCACTTGCGCATATCCATGAGGATATCGTTCATTTCGGTGAAGGATACGGAACTGTGGTGGGTGAAAGAGGGGTTTCCTTATCTGGTGGACAAAAGCAAAGGATCGCGATTGCGAGAGCATTGTTAATGAATCCAGAGATTCTCATTCTTGACGACTCATTGTCAGCGGTTGATGCGAGGACAGAGGAATCCATATTGAAATCATTAAAGAAAAATAGAGAAGGAAAAACGACCATCATCAGTTCTCATCGATTAAGTGCCATTCAACATGCAGATCTGATCATTGTTCTCGAAGAAGGGAAGGTCATGGAGAGAGGCACTCATAGGGAACTGATGATAAAAAAGGGATGGTATCGGGAAATGTATCTGCGTCAACAGTTAGAAGAATTAGTGGAGTATGGGGGATAA